The region AGCTTGCCGCAGAGTGAACTTCCTCCGATCACATCTTTTTTCTGACAACCTTTTATACGATAGCattcaaatgttaaaaaaaaagtaactgtaacagaatgtctacaatcaccagatTGTGTGATGGGACATGGAACAAACCTCCACCATATTTCTGACTTGAAcaatgtcattttctaattagaAACAGTAGGTTTTCAGGAAAGGTTGCTTTCGCCGGCTCGAGTGagactgtttaaccctttcaccgccagtcaatttagagtgcaaaattgccttgtgctataaacacgaGAAATATGGTGTCAAagtatagctggggattccccctgtgatgtgtagaaattatgacctatcctaccaccgaaaataaagagcagtaggttcatggataacagacccatgatctggtcacccttcagtgacatgggtcctctagcTAGTTGCTGCATAAAATTTAATgagagtttggcagtgaaagggttaagaaagaGATACACCAACAAAACATACTCTTGAGGCAAAATCAAAAGACTTAGGAGAAAGCTAAGTGCATAAACTTTGTTTTACAACCAGTACCGTACTGAATTTTGTATGTATCGAACCCGAAGCATTTTTGTTTATTCACAACTTACAAGCAAGCAGACGAGTACAACGTTTTGTTTTAACAGTTTGAGCAGACGAGGAATGTTATTATTTACAGGCAGAATTTGACACACGTGACTAGTTTTAAACTTTCATCATTTAcaacaaagttgaaaaaaaagaaagaaaaaaaaaagatgcgaaATATACAGTTAGGTGATACAGCACAGAATATACAACGTACAAAACAGAATCAAGGTAAGATGGCTACATCATAAGTTAAAGAACAAAGTATGTACatttgcgtatatatgtgtgttaacAAAAAGAGATGTGCAGTCTGCCTTCATCCAACTCCTTCCTTCCtatcacacccctcccctctcccaggccccctccctccaccgctcccttcgatcacacccaccaccacccgctccaTTTACCGCCCCCTTCACATCCCGTATCTCCGCAGCCGCTGGTTGGCATGATGCGTGAATTCAAATAAAACTGAAACCAGGGAAAGTATTTCCTGTTCAAGTCGTAAACCGTGTACCCCAAcatcataaaaaaacacaaagtgTGCATGAAGTATACAGTACCTTCTCGCTGAtcgaggcaacacacacacacacacacacacacacgcacacacacacacacactcgcagctTTGTACACAGTGCATTCATACCCCTACATGcatagtcccccccacccccccttatctttctttcttttctcactctTGTTAATAACAGTTGTTGAAATCGTGTGCTGTCATTGTTTTATGTCGAAAATGAAGCACTgaagtgaactctctctctctgaaggtcaatcgtatgttcacttgatgaagaatggttctttttacagtattcgtaaactctgcatttatatatttaatgccctgaagatacgacaggaattctgtgacaacaatgatgaaagtttgaattaatttactatgcacgagaagcacttttgttctacaggttaagttagtacgtattttacattttgttgtggctgagtgatcaccatattgtgtacttttgacctctttctcggggccggaggcctggagattaaagttttgttcttgttttctctctctctctctctctctctctctctctctcatatatatatatatatatatatatatagatccgCAACTTTGTATGCAGATTACATATGCCAGAGGGGCAAGAACATGAATTCAGTCCACGCGTAAAGGGAAGAAAGTTTAACGTGTGTAGATAATGCATACCACAAGGCTAAAAACCTGTTGGAATATTGCGAAGACAACGAGACAACATTTACacgacaatgaaacacacaccatgacaaataCGTTacgaacacactgacaacatttTCATTTGCGTAGTGCAATCTACGAAGCATATATTTACACACGCTTGATACATTCTTGAAGGAAGCTCTACATATACTTCAATGACAAATGCGATGCATAGTTTATGTACATATATGGTGataactaaccccccccccttccccgtgaAAACAGATACAACTATGTTACACTTTGATCTATGTAAGTGACATTCTAACTAGGCTTTGCAATATGCCGGTTTCATATATCTATATAAACAGAAACTGCAATTTACAAGGCAACTTCTAGCGGTCAGGTGGTGGAGCTTTCCTTGGAGGGAGACTTTCCGTGCAGATGTtcgtaaattaaaaacaaaacaaaacaacaaaatattgcaTGCACACCAATGATACGTCAAACAAGGCAAACATTACAAAGGATAATATCCAAGACTGAAACATCGCAGTGCTGTGATAATGTAATGAtgcttctctctttttctatggCTTCAATCTCacgcactgtttcagtggcattaccccccccgccccacctcacgcaaccctctcccccctccaatgttcatctacccctcccccccccacccatacccagTCTCGTCAGCAGCAACCCCAGTGCCAGAAGTCTGGAGGGAGATGTCAATATTAAGTGAAAAAGACTTGCATGCATTATAGTTTGCTTCCAGCGACAACGAAACCATAGGCACAGTTATTTCATAAACACAATAATACAATGGCGTGCCATACAAGATGCATAAACAAAGAAgtatgtagttttttttttcagtttaagatGTTATGTAACTGGTACAAGGCAAATCATGTTGGGATGTAGCTGTATTGGCAGTAAGCCTATTTGTCTACTCTGTTAGTTATATATTCTATATTGTGTTCATTCCAGTAAGCAATTGCAAGTTTTTGATCGCTGTCAAATTTCCTAGTATCTTTCTTCTGTACctaaatttgtattgtattgtattactcttttttgtcacaacagatttctctgtgtgaaattcgggctgctctccccagggaaagcacgtcgctacactgagagcaccacccactttttgggtatttttttctgcttgcattcttttttttccctatcgaagtggaaaattctacagaattttgccacggacaacccttttgttgccgtgggttcttttgcgtgcgctatatgcatgctgcaaacggaacctcagtttatcgtctcatccgaatgactagcatcctgaccaccactcaaggtctagtggagggggagaaaatactggtgactgtgccggaAATCGaacctgtgcactcagattctctcgcttccaaggcgaacgcgttacctcaaggctatcactccacaacGTAATGTGGTTTCAGAAAAAAATAGTGACTGAATATTAGTTCTAGAAGGGCACTAAACCTGGAGGTGGCAGTATTGATTGATCTCACCACAGTTGTGGGACATTTCTTAAGTCTAAAAATGTATGTTGTATTGTTAAATGTGATCATCTTGGGTGCActtcgacaaaaaaaaagaaaaaaaaaagacacataggcGGAACAGAAGTCAAGGAATACTCGCTGAAAATATCCATCCATAAGGCAAAATATCCAACACAAGGACAGTCTTGGAAATGTTTGAGGTCAAACGAGAAATCCTGGGTAATTTTGGCTGGAacgtaaacaaaagaaaaaaaaaaatcaaacaaacaaacaaacaagcaaaaaaaagtcAAACGCCGAAATGATATGAGATCGCTTTTTCCAAAGCAAGAGAACACTTTTCCTGggtatagatatataaatatactgTGAAAGAAAAACCGACCAGTTCCCTCCCCTGGCAGGTAGGtaaacaggcaggtaggcaggcaggtaggtaggagaTGAGATTCCTACACCACACGGGTCCTTACTGCTcacggtcagtcagtcagacagtcagtccaCCTCACCAATCATCAATGGTGGGCAGTGGACGAGGTAGTGGACGACGACACCGACCTCATGGTGAACGGTCGCACAGACCGCACGCGCGGGCAGGTGGCCTCCACGCGCGAGGTGAGGTCCCCGAAGTTGCCGATGCGGGACATCATGAGCGACTCGTCCCGCATGTTGATGGAGAAGGAGGTCATCAGCCCGTCGTCCACCTCGCGCACCTTCATGGGCGGCCCCGCGCGGTAGTCGCGCACCTCCTGGTGGATGCGGAACATCTCCTCCACGTTGCAGTCCTCCTTGGCCGTCTTGAGGGTCTTGGTGTGGTCCTGCAATGTCTCCCGGCGCGCCGACAGCTGCTGGCACTTCTCGTCCAGCTTGGCCTTCTCCTTGTCCACCTCCTTGTGCACCAGCTGCTCCAGGTCCTTCTCGCGCTCCATGAGGGTCTGCCGGAGGCGGTTGAAGGTGGTGTGCAGCTGCTCCAGCAGCTCCTGCCGCTGCTTGTCCAGGGCCTTGAGCGCCGTGCCCAGCGCCACGCGCTTCTCCTCCAGGCTGATGCTCTCCGTCTCCATCTCGTGGATGGCGCTGTCCAGCACGGGCGTGTACTTGTTGAGGGCCTCCTCAAGGTCCATCACCAGGTGGCCCGAGCTCTCCTTGTGGTCCAGCACGGTACAGTCCCGGCACACGGGCTTGACGCAGGGCTCGCAGAAGAAGTTGAGCGGCTGCAGGCGGTGCTTGGAGCAGAAGGTGACGGTGTAGCGGTCCGTATGGCGCACGAAGTCCATCAGCTGCACCACGCGGTGGTCCGTGGGCAGCTTCTGCAGGTTCTCCTCCGTAGTGACGAAGCTGGCGCGGCAGGCCGGGCAGTGGATGGTGACGGCCGAAGGCATGGCGCGGAAGGCAGGAGTCAGGTTCTGCCGCTGCTGGGTCTCGGTCATGTAGAGCGTGGTGATGCAGACGGAGCAGAAGGAGTGATGGCAAGGCAGCAGCTTGGGCATGCGGGCCGGGCTGAAGCGGTCCTTGCAGACGTGGCAGCGCAGGAACTGGTCCTCGAACGTCTCCTCGTCCAGGACCATGCTGCGCTTGTTGAGGGCCGTGGTGGACCCGTGCTGTTCGCCTTCCTTGGACAGCGagcagtctgtgtgtgggtgggtgggtgggtgtggggtgggggtggacacaaTAAGATAAACATtcactttattatcatcattattattaccataatcatcatcgtcattattcgttcgtgtgtgtgtgcgtgcctgagtgcgagttgcagggatgtgttttctggagggagtcatgggtgggtgggtgggtgggtgggtggtttccaatgttcagctgcgtgagtgttttctggcacgtgcttccgtgtgtgtggggtggggtggtgggggtagtggagaggggTATTGATGGGGGATACAGGgtgtggggaacgaaatgtaaagcgctttgagttgtATTTCTGGAGAAACTCGCTGTAAAAtgtccactattattattattagtagtagtagtagcagtagtagtagtataagtattattatcattattatgattaacaTTGTTATCAAttctagtagtagtaggtgttgtagtagtagtattgctgttgttgttattattgtaattatcattatcatcatcattataattacaaTCATTATCTCAGTAACAGACTGAAAgcgtggtgaagtctgtgataccgTACACATTACCAGcagaatatttttgttttttaaaagaggTATGCAATAACAAAATCATACACAACACAATTATAGCAAAGTAAGttcgatttaaaaaaatcaaaaacattccgctatttaaacacacacaaacacacacacacacacacacacacagacgaaacacacactcatatagaCATATACACAAGAATACAAGTCCCGcgggcgcgcacgcatgcacacacacacacacatatacacacacacacacacagagtcccaccagcctctcttcctgaTTACCCACCCAACCAACCTTAACCACCAAGGCAAATCATGTGCGCCGAAAgcgaaaaacgaaacaacaacaacaacaaaagacaaacaaacaggcaaaaatCCACTTAAGGTTCAAACTACCGAGAC is a window of Babylonia areolata isolate BAREFJ2019XMU chromosome 5, ASM4173473v1, whole genome shotgun sequence DNA encoding:
- the LOC143282425 gene encoding E3 ubiquitin-protein ligase TRIM33-like; this encodes MASAKAAYFEQEEAHLASGKGSDCSLSKEGEQHGSTTALNKRSMVLDEETFEDQFLRCHVCKDRFSPARMPKLLPCHHSFCSVCITTLYMTETQQRQNLTPAFRAMPSAVTIHCPACRASFVTTEENLQKLPTDHRVVQLMDFVRHTDRYTVTFCSKHRLQPLNFFCEPCVKPVCRDCTVLDHKESSGHLVMDLEEALNKYTPVLDSAIHEMETESISLEEKRVALGTALKALDKQRQELLEQLHTTFNRLRQTLMEREKDLEQLVHKEVDKEKAKLDEKCQQLSARRETLQDHTKTLKTAKEDCNVEEMFRIHQEVRDYRAGPPMKVREVDDGLMTSFSINMRDESLMMSRIGNFGDLTSRVEATCPRVRSVRPFTMRSVSSSTTSSTAHH